Part of the Shewanella eurypsychrophilus genome is shown below.
TCAGGATTCGCTTGGAAACCAAGTTGGGCATTCTGATTATAACCGCCGTAACCGGCAAAATCGTTTGTCGAGAAATAAGAACCTGGTGTAGGAACCCAAACAGGTTCCCAATCGTACTGGTAGAAAGCTTCCACCGAAAGCTCATTGGTTACTCCAAAGGAAGCCCATACCATACCTTGAGGTCTGTACGCTTCCTTGAGCTCGGAGCCTGGTGCATTGAGGATATTCAGATCCACGGCATTGATAACACCGATACCGTGGGGAATGAGTGTACTTTCACCCCAAGAGACAACTTGCTGACCAATACGTATCGTTAATGGATTGGCACCATCATTAAAGTCGAAATCACCGTAAACAAAAGCGTCCAACAGACGCACATCTTTACACTGAACTTTCGAGGCTTCAGAATCAGCACATGGATCATATTCAGCACCCGTTAGCGGATCGCTATAACCATAGCTGCCATTATTGGCTTTTTGATCATAAAAATACATGCCACGAGCGAATACACCGAAGTTTTTATATTTAAGGGATAATTCATGTAATCCTTTAAAGACCACAGCGGTTGTATCACCTTGTGAATAGAGTTGGTTACTCAGATCACCATTACTTGAATATGACCCTGGCTGAGCCCAGATCTCTGCTGGCAAATACTTAACGTTATTGAACGCTGAATAATTCGTCCAATCGAACTGTGGGTGATTGACTTTACCAATATGGTTGTCCCAATCACGCCCCTCTACACGCCAACTGGCACCAGCTGACCAAGTAGAATCGAACGTCCCTTCAACTTCTCCCCAATTAAAAGATACTGCATTGACACTGGATGTGAGCCCCATACTCAGTGCCGCTACGATCCCTAAAGCAAGTGTCGACTTACTAAAGCCATTGTTAACCTTTTTCATTTTAGCGCTTCTCCGTAACCTGCTGAATTCTTGTTATTAGGAATGGCGGCCAACATCTTGTTAGCGTGCAGGTAACACCATTGTTACAGTATTTACATGCGATGAGCAAGGCAGAATTTAAGAAAATCTTCTAAAGAATTAAGTACGTTAGATGATTTTAAAGCCGTAATTCAAACGACCGATTTAAAAATACTGAAGGAGAAAAGAGAAGGGAGTGAAAAGTTAAGTTAACCACCTGTAAAGACAAACAATTAACTTAACATATGATCGGTGGACTTGAACGGAAGTATCAATCAAACGTTTGAAGTAATTACTCTAAACGAATTAGAGTTTACAAAGAGATACAAGTTCTCCTTGAGCATTGAGCTCCATTTTAAACTGCCCTTGAATGCCTGAGCGTGTTAAAAAGCGTCGAAAATGCCTGCCATGGATCCAAAGAGTTCTTCCATGATTGTCATGAACTTCAACTTTATCTACCGTACCTAGGTAATATTGTTGAAAATCGTGATAAGACACATTTAGGCTAAAATAAAAATTCATATTGCTTTGGTCATTATTACATTGTTTAGCCCCTAACCAGTATCGGATAGGGGCAGTAGACAAACAGCTTAAACCAGATTATACAGCTAGCGCTTTAGATACTTTTTCATAAAGGTCTTTAGACAGTTCAGGCAAAGACAAGATTCTTTTCAGTGACTTTTTCATCTGAGCTTGTCTAACTATATCAAACTTGTTGAACTGTATAAGAGGTGTGATGATACGTGCAGCTACTTGGGGGTTAACCTTATTAAGCTTAATAATAGATTCGGTTAAGAAATTATAGCCTTTACCATCAACTCTATGAAACTGCATTAAATTTCCCGCTGCAAAAGCACCGATTAATGATCTCACACGATTGGGGTTACCAAAGCTAAACGACTCATGCTCTGTCAATGAAATAAGGGTATCTAAACACGTTTCATCAGCACATGTGGCATGTAATGTTAACCACTTATCCATAACAAGCGGGGTAGACTGCCACTTTACTTCATAGTCTGACATGAGAGTCTGTCTTATTGATGATGACTCACCATTTACAGCTTGCAGCGCACCTAGACTGTCCGTCATGTTCTCAGCTTGCAGATACTGACCCTCTGCCAATGAGAGGTACTCATCAGACACTTTTTGAAGCAGTAGTAGACAAGCGTTCTTTAATGAACGAGCACCCGCATGATTAACGAGAGATAACTCACGATACCTCGCAAGCAACTCATCTTCACAAGCACTGGCTATCTCTTCAATAACAAAAGCACGCGCGATGGATAGTGCATCTAGCTCGACAGTGTTGACCTGCTCAATCAAGGCTGAAATACTCGGAAGAGTGAATATTTCCGCCACCAAGGCATGATCTAACGCTTCCGAGAGTAGTACCCCTCGGTACGCATCCATAACCCTAGGATCTACGTGCATGGTATGATTATTCTGAAGGTTCGCTACATTATCCCAAATAGACTGACTGATTAAGTTTACAGACGCTTCCCAACGAGCAACTTCGCAGTTGGCGTAAGACATAAGACCAACCAGTTGATCAACCGAGTAATTGAACACTAATTTTACCGGTGCTGAGAAATTTTGCAGCAGAGAAGGCGTCGGTTTTTGACTAATACCGTTAAATACGAACTCTTGACTGCTGTGCTTAACATCCAAAACTTGATTCAACATCGAGTCGCCCTGATTCGATAAAAGCTCTAAATCAAAAGGAATATGCAGGGGTAACTTCTCTTTTTGCTCAGCCGTTGCAGGCGTGCTCTGGGAAATAGTCAGACGATATGTTTCACTCGCCTCATCATAATCCTCCAGAACGGTGACTACTGGGGTTCCTGATTGGCTATACCAGCGCTTAAATTGGCTCAAATCAATTGAACTTGCATCTTGCATCGCTGAACTAAAATCATCACAAGTCACCGCTTGCCCATCATGGCGCTCAAAATAGAGTTTCATACCAGCTTGAAACTTATCCTCCCCCAGCAAGGTATGCATCATGCGGATCACTTCTGCACCCTTGTTATAAACCGTCACCGTATAAAAGTTATTCATCTCGATAACAGATTCTGGACGGATCGGGTGTGCCATTGGGCCCGAATCTTCGGCGAACTGCTGGTTCTTAATCACCTTAATCGCATGAATACGGTTCACGGCTCTGGAGCCAAGATCTGAACTGAACTCTTGATCGCGAAATACTGTAAGCCCCTCTTTAAGGCTAAGCTGAAACCAATCACGACACGTTACCCGGTTACCGGTCCAGTTATGAAAATACTCATGACCTACAACAGACTCGATGCCATGATAATCATCGTCGGTAGCAGTACTTGTATCAGCTAACACATATTTAGTGTTAAAGACATTTAGCCCCTTATTTTCCATCGCGCCCATATTGAAGAAATCGACGGCGACTATCATATAGATATCAAGATCATATTCGAGGTTAAAGCGAGACTCATCCCAAGCCATGGATTTTTTCAAAGACGCTATCGCGTGATGTGCTTTATGCAAGTTGCCCTTATCGACAAACACCTGCAACTTAACAGCACGTTCACTACGAGTGATAAATTCATCTTCTAAAAGATCGAAATCACCTGCGACTAGCGCAAATAAATAAGCCGGTTTAGGAAAAGGATCATGCCACTTAACAAAATGTCGACCTGAATCCGTTAGCCCCTGCTCAATTAAATTGCCATTACTTAAAAGGTACGGGAAAACGGTTTTATCAGCCTCAACTCGGACAGTGTAAATAGCAAGTACGTCCGGTCTATCTAAGAAGTAAGTGATCCGTCTAAAGCCTTCGGCTTCACACTGAGTACAATACGCTCCATCAGACATATATAAGCCTTCAAGGCTTAGGTTTGCTTCTGGATCGAGTTTAGTCACAATCTCTAATTCAAAATCATCTAAGTTTGCTTCGATACTCAGACTTGTTAATTCTTGTTTATAGTTAACTTCCTTGCCATTGACCTTAACTGATAACAACTTCATTTCGTCGCCATCTAAGATCAGAAGGTTAGCAAGAGGATCTTTACGTACAACCAGACTTTTAGCCACAACGAGTGTTTCTTTGCCATCAAGAGTAAAACTCAAATCAAGGTGGGTGATCGTAAACTTAGGCGCAGTGTAATCTTTTAGAAATTTTGCTTGTGCTTGTGTCATAGCAGACCTCAAATCCTTTTAAGCTCATAGAGTCATGGGCTTAATGAGTAAATATAAAAAAACGCGCCATAAGCGCGTTTTTTAAACTGGTAATAACCTATTTCGATTCGTTTTTAGCAACTCTGTCGATGTCTACAAGATCTAATGTGATATAAACAGTTTCATCTAAGAAAGCATCTGGAGTGTTAACTTCCTCTTCCTCTGTCACTGTTTCGTCCTCATCTGTCTTTGCCTCATCTTCGGCGTCCAATGTCTTTACGACTTCTAGACCTTGACTAACACGACGTTCATTCAAACGATCAAGCTGTTTCTTTTCATTGCTTTCACGTTCAGTAATTCGCTCACTTTCCACCAATGAAACGGTTGTTTCGCCGTGATGTTTCTTAAAATCGGCGATATCTTGGTAAATGTAGCCAAACTCGACATCATCTTTAATTCGATATTGATGTTTAGAATCTAGGTTAGTAATTAAATTAGGGGTTATATCACCTAAGGTACCGTATTGAGCAACGGGCACCTTATCCCAAGGTAAGGCATTTTCTTCTTCGGCCTCGCCATATTCACCAGGTTCTAGTGCACTTGGGAATGAGATATCTGGCGTGACGCCTTTAAGCTGAGTACTGCCACCATTAATTCGGTAAAACTTAGCAATCGTATATTGCACATGACCAATAGGCTTTTCATACATATCGTAGATACGGCCTAAGCTCTTATGTTGCTGCACGGTACCTTTACCAAACGTAGATTCACCCACAATCAATGCACGGTCATAATCTTGTAATGCTGCGGCGAAAATTTCAGAAGCTGAGGCACTGTATCTGTCTACCATCACAGTAAGAGGACCGTTATAGCTGGTTCGGCCATCGTTATCACGATTTTGAGACACCTTACCGTTAGCATCTCTGATCTGCACAACAGGACCTTGTTCGATAAATAAACCGGTCAATAAGGTCGCTTCTGTTAATGCACCACCACCGTTGCCACGAAGGTCGATGATAATGCCTTCGACTTGAGCTTCTTTAAGTTTGACGATCTCTTTAGATACGTCTTTAGAAAGGTCCATGTAGAAACCAGGAATTTGAATCACCCCGATCTTACGATTGGCATATAATCCATTGTCAGGTTCAATCACTTCAGAAGTAGCCGCTCTGTCCTCTAAACGAATCTTGTCTCGAACAATGACAACCTCGAATGGTTTAGCCGAAGATCCACCTTTCTTTGGTAAGATCTGTAGGACGACTTTGCTGCCTTTCGGTCCTTTAATCAGCTCGACGACATCATCTAGACGCCAGCCGATGACATCGACAACTTCCTTACCTTCTTGACCTACACCAACAATTTTATCTTCAGGAGATAGCTTTTCACTGGTTGCCGCTGGGCCCCCTGCAACCAAGCTCTTAATCACGGTATAGTCATCATCCATTTGTAATACTGCACCTATGCCTTCAAGGCTTAGGTTCATTTCCATCTGGAAGCGCTCAGCATTACGTGGAGAAAGATAACTGGTATGGGGTTCGACAGTACGAGAGAAGGCATTCATTACACCTTGAAAAACATCTTCACTCTTGGTCTGGCTCAATCGTTTAATTGCATTGTTATAGCGTTTTTCTAGAACCGGAACTATTTCATCCCATTCTTTACCTGTTAACTTCAGGTTTAATGCATCGTACTTGACACGCTGTCGCCAGAGTTCATTGACCTCTGCTTCACCTTTAGGCCAAGTCGCGTCCTCACGGTCATACTGATACTTATCGTTAGCAACAGTAAAATCGATCTCTTTATCTAACAAAGTTAATGCATAGGCAAAACGGTCGTAACGTCGTTTTTGAACGAGTTCAAACATTTTGTAAGCAGGTGTTAAATCACCGCTTTTAAGCATGTCGTCGAACTGTTTTGAATAGATACTAAACGTGTCGAGATCACTTTGAAGAAGTACATTGCGTCTGTAATCAAGCTGTTTAAGATAGCGTTGAAATACTTGCTCAGAAAATGCATCGTCTAAGTCAAATCTATGATAATGAGAACGAGTGAAGAGACCGGTCACGCGTTTGCTCGCAACTTTATGTTGCGGCTCCTGCGTTAAAGCGGGTAACTCGCTGAATGGAATTGTTGGGGTTAACGCCCATGCCGAGAATCCGACAAAAATACTGGCGATTGACGCAGCCAGGGTAATTTTTCGCATCAACAAGTTACTCCTTTACTAAATTTATAGCATGATGTGCTCAACGTTAACTTTTACCGTTAGACCTGAATCTAACTGTACTTGAACATCTTGCTTTTTAATGTCAACGATAACACCAGATACAGGTGACTTACCTAATTTGACATTAACACGCTGATTTTGTTTCAGCTCATTTAACACTGCTGGCGTTAAATTAACAACAGGTGCAGATTCTTTCGCTGGCTTTTTAGGCGCTGGCTTGGCACGTTTAGGTGCTGGTTTCTTTGCCTGTTTAGCCGCTTGAGCTTCTTTCTTAGCTGCAGTCGCTTTAGCAACACGCTTAGCTTTGGCTTTTTCTTGGCTTTCTTTAAGTGTAGTTTGAGCGTGATCAATATGTTCTTGCTCGAGTTCACCACATTCTTTGCCATCAAGGTCTATACGCTGTGCTCCAGCTTTTACACCTTTAAGATAACGCCAGCTACTAGTATAGCGTCTCAAAGCAATTCTTAATTGAGTTTTACTGACTTTAGAATCATCAGCTAACCTTTCAGCCAACTCTTGAAACAATCCAATCTTTAATGGCTTAGTTTCACCCTCGGCAATAAAGCACAAAGGAAATGTTTCATATAAATACGCAAGAATTGCGTTGGTGTCGGTCAACTTGTCTGTTGATTCCATCATTACTTCCACAGTTAAAAAATGGGCACGAGCAAACCTAAGGTATAGGTAAACTAATGTCGTTTATATTTGTCTTTCGCAGGTCGAATCAGATAGCCTCAAAGAGTCATCTCTTTTTCAACACGTATACGGCAGACATACTTTAGCAATTACAATTAACAAACGCCAAGCATTCCTTCAGGAACTCACTCTCGACGTCCTTAGTATTCGAACCGCCTATTATAAACCCGAGTTTGACGATTGCGACCATCAATTATGCAAAATCGGTTGTAGTTTAATCAAATAACGCTTTTTCTAAGCTTAGAACCAAGTTTTCTAGGCCAATTTGATCAATTTCATTAAAACGGTCGAGTTTAGGGCTATCGATGTCGAGTACGGCAATCAGACTATTACCACTCATTACGGGTATCACAATTTCCGAATTACTGGCCGCATCACAAGCAATATGACCGGAGAATTGGTGCACATCTGCCACTCTAAATGTTTTATTCTCTAAAGCTGCAGAGCCGCAAACGCCCTGACCTAATGCAATTCGAGTGCAAGCCACTTTCCCTTGGAATGGGCCTAAAACTAACTGCTCATTTTTAAGCAGATAAAAACCCACCCAATTGAGGTCTTCGAGAGTATCGTTGATTAAAGCCGAGAAATTGGCCATTGCCGCAACAAGATCATCTTCTCCTTGCAGTAGCGCTTGTGCTTGGCGATTTAATGTTTGGTAAAAATCAGAACTCATACTCACTTCCTAACAAATTTATTTTTTAGTTTCAGATTTTTTTGGCGTTTTTATCGCCTTTGTCGGTTTTTGTGGCGCCATGCCCTTAAGTAAGCTTAATAACTTTTCTTTATTTTGCGCTAAAAAGAAACTGATTTTCTCGCAAGTTCCATCATCAAGCTCAAGATCTGATTCAGTGAGAAAGGGAGTCAGGTTATCTGCGATATCAAGCATCTTATCGTAGGCATCAGCCTCCTTCTTAGATGTGAATGTCATTTTTTCCACCCCTTCTCTGACCACTACAAATTTTGTTACAACTGCCATAACACCCTCGTCACTGTTTATATATACAGTTATAGAGTCTCATAAAAATAACTTCTTATGCAAGTATTCTAGAAAACCTGATATTATCTGACTGATTATAGTGTGATATCTACAAATCTATAAACACACTGGCAGTTGAAATCAATGTACAATTAGTACGTTAACAGATATGACTAAGTGAAGAATTAAACTGTAGAAGGTGTATTGCCTAGCTTGAAACCATTAATCGAATATAATTGTGCAGATTCAAGTGTGACTTTGTGTCGCTCATGTGATCTGGTGATAAGTAAACGCGCTTTGCCTTCCGGCGTGCGTGCGCTTTGTCCTCGATGCCACACCACTCTTTACGATACTCCCTATTGCTCTATCAATGGTATGCTCGCGCTGTGTTTAACGGCTCTTATTTTTTTTATACCCGCTAATTTACTGCCCGTACTTGAGTTACACTTTCTGGGCAGCATCAGAACAACTACGACCATAGAAGGTGCTATGGCGGTGGCTAACCAAGGATATTGGATAGTGGCGATTGCAGTCCTGGTCTCAGCAGTTATCGCACCCGGACTATTATTGATATCGGTTCTCACACAAATTTTAATCATAAAATATCGACTCAATGTTCCTTTTTTCCGTGAAGTATTAAAACGCTTGTTACGTTTTCACGAATTAATCACCCAGTTATCTATGCTAGAAATTTATATGATCAGTATTTTCATCTCCGTTTTTCAACTTACTGATTACACCGATATCTATCTTGGAATGGGCACATTCTGTTTTGCAATGCTATTTCTTGTGACTCTGTTTCTTCAACGTGAATATCATATCGAACACATGTGGAATATCATCGATGAGTAAGGTCTCTCAAAAACAGCAAGGTAAAGATCTTGGACTCACTCTCTGCCCTTCTTGCCAACAGTTATCGGTCTACAAGAAGCGTCACTGTTCGCGATGTGGCAGTGTTTTAGCGTTAAGGGATGATTCCAGCCTGCAAAAAAGTTGGGCCTTACTCATCACTGCAGCCATCTTGCTTATTCCAGCGAATATTTATCCCATCACTATATTTACCAGTCAGGGACAAACACGGCACGATACGATATTCACAGGGATCACACACTTGGTTGATCTTAATATCATCCCCATTGCCATTATTTTATTCACTGCCAGCATTGCGGTACCCATATTAAAGATTGTCGGTCTAACCATATATTTAACCGCCATAAGCTTCAGACTGCCTATCTCAAAGAAAAAACTCATGATAGGTTTTCATATCATAGAATGGATAGGTCGTTGGTCTATGCTCGATCTGTTTGTTATATCAATTACTGCAGCACTGGTAAATATGGGCCAATTGCTCGATGCTAGACCTGGCCCTGCTGCAACCGCATTTGCTTTAGTGATTTTATTGACTCAAGTCGCAGCTAAAGTATTGGACACTCGTTTACTCTGGGATCGACTGGAATCGAAAGATGACTCAAATTGAAACACCGAAAGTGGTAAAAAAGAAACTTTTTTCGCCTATTTGGCTATTGCCTATAGTCGCTGTAGTCCTTGGTTCGTGGCTCGGCATTAAAAGTATCAGAGAAGCAGGCATTGAAGTGCGTATCCACTTCCCAAGTGCTACTGGTATAGACGTGGGGAAAACACTAGTTCGTTATCAAGGTCTTACAGTAGGTAAAGTTGTTGATATCAGCATTGATGATGATCTTCAGGGGGTAAATGTCGATCTTAAAATGGATTACAGAACAGATCCCTTTCTTAATGAAGAAACCAAATTTTGGTTAGTCACCCCCAAAGCATCCATTACCGGTGTCGAAGGTCTCGATGCGTTATTCTCAGGAAACTATATTGGCATACAGCCTGGTGGAGGAAAATTTCAATCTAGCTTTGAAGCTGAAACAAATGCGCCGATCATGTTGCCTGAAACTGACGGGCTTATTATTGAATTAACCTCTGATACTTTAGGCTCACTCGACGTAGGCTCTCAAATATTTTACCGACAAATTCCTGTCGGCAAAGTCATTAGCTATCGTTTAGAGGGATCGAATCAAATATTACTCAGCGCATTTATCCAGAAACAATATGCCCACTTAGTAAAAACTGATTCACAATTTTGGAATGTATCAGGGTTAACAATTGATGCTTCTCTTTCTGGCATTCAGATAAAATCTGAAAGTCTTTCGACCATTCTTGCTGGCGGACTCAGTTTTAGCTCATCTGACGAATCTCAAAGAGCGAAAAACGGTCATAGTTACCATGTTTATGACAGCCAATCCCTCGCGCAAGGCGGTATCGAGTTCCGCTTAACTGCCAATGATTCAGATGCCGCTTCCACTGGAACCTCAATTGTGTTTCGGGGTATTGAAATAGGCAGGATCACTGATACGAAATTAACAGATTCCGGCGTCCACTTTACCGCTAAAATAGACAAAGAATACGCTCAGCTACTTTCACAAACTTCAAACTTTTGGTTGGAAGGAGCTGAAATATCCTTGTCAGGCATCAAACATGCAGCAAGGCTTCTTACGGGGAGCGTGATTAACTTTTCACCCGGCACCGGGGAGCCAGCACAACAATATGCTTTACTAAATAGTGCGCCAGAGCAAGATGCACAGTCAAAATTGCAATTATCCCTCACTGCAGACAACAATCCAGGTGTCAGTATCGATGCGGAAGTTCGTTATAAGCAGTTACCGATTGGCAAAGTCAACTCAGTACGCTTGAATGATAGCCTTACCGCCGTTGAATATGGCATCGAAATTTGGCCTGAATTTTCTAATTTAGTCTCCAACGATAGTTACTTCGTCCCAGAAAGCGCGCTTTCTATCGACGCATCAATTGACGGTGTTTCAGTAAAAACTCGGGACCTGTCGACGCTAACCAATGGGGCTATCAGCTTAATTCAGGGCCAGAGTAAATCCGTGGCTAAAAACACTAGCCAACTTTCTTTATTTATATCCATTGATGCGGCGAGCCAACACTTTGCTAATCTCAATATGACCAAACTGACATTAACAAGTCCAGATGGCGCAGGCCTTTCATCAGGCTCTCCTATCTATTATCAAAAAATGCAGATAGGAAAAGTGGATAGTGTTAGTTGGATTCAAAATAATGACAAGTTCGCCATTAAATTAAGCATTCAAAAGCAATTCGACTCTTTAGTAAAAACCAATAGTATTTTTTGGCGTAATAGCGCGATGACCATCAGTGCAGCCCTTTCTGGAATTGAAATTGATGTGGCACCACTCGCTGGTGCAATAAAAGGAAGTATTACTTTGGGCTTACTCGATAACGACAAAGTAGGCTCTCAAACCCACCTTTATGGCTCTAAGGCACTTGCTTTGGCGCAAGCTTTACCTATCACGCTCACCTTCCCAGCGGATGTAAAGCTAGCAGCAAATGCACCCATTCGATACTTGGGCCATAAAGTCGGTGAAATTGAAAGAGTGACGTTAAATAATGACCTAAGAAGCATTAGCGCTGATGCATATTTATATGGCGACTATGCTAAACATTTTACACAAGTGGACGCTGAGTTCTTTCTTGTGGATGCAGAGATATCGCTATCAGGCATTAAAGCACCAGAGACAATACTCACCGGCCCTTACGTAGGGGTGAAACCGGGTGTTAGCTTACAATCTAGCCACCATTTTAATGGAGCAATCACCTCTTCAGTTCAAACCAAAGAAGGCTGGTTGCAATTCACGCTTGAAGACAGCACGCTAGGGTCTATAAAAGCGGGCACGCCAATCATATTCCGTGGCATAAAAATTGGTAGCATCGATGCGTATCGGCTGTCTGATAAAGGCAATTCTGTTCAAATGTCTGCCCATATCGAGCCTAAATATAGACACTTAGTGAATCAATCTAGCCAGTTCTGGGACTTATCCGGAGTTAAAATCGATGTGGGTCTTTTTTCCGGTGCCAAAATTGAAACGGGTTCACTAGAGAGCATCTTGGCCGGCGGTGTTGGTGTCGTCACTGAAATGCAAACGAAAAGTGACAATCAACTCGCTGAGGATGCGCATTTTATCTTGCATAAACAACTTGCCCCTAATTGGGTCAACTGGGCACCAGAACAAAACAGCCATTAATCTGAGTACTTCAATTTAATGGACATCAGCCTCAGAGCCATCAATGAACCTCATTGTTGGCTCTTTTATATCATTTGATTGATCTCAATTGGGATCATTAACTATGATTCCATAACCAAATGATATTAATCGCTCA
Proteins encoded:
- a CDS encoding DUF2835 domain-containing protein translates to MNFYFSLNVSYHDFQQYYLGTVDKVEVHDNHGRTLWIHGRHFRRFLTRSGIQGQFKMELNAQGELVSLCKL
- the pepN gene encoding aminopeptidase N gives rise to the protein MTQAQAKFLKDYTAPKFTITHLDLSFTLDGKETLVVAKSLVVRKDPLANLLILDGDEMKLLSVKVNGKEVNYKQELTSLSIEANLDDFELEIVTKLDPEANLSLEGLYMSDGAYCTQCEAEGFRRITYFLDRPDVLAIYTVRVEADKTVFPYLLSNGNLIEQGLTDSGRHFVKWHDPFPKPAYLFALVAGDFDLLEDEFITRSERAVKLQVFVDKGNLHKAHHAIASLKKSMAWDESRFNLEYDLDIYMIVAVDFFNMGAMENKGLNVFNTKYVLADTSTATDDDYHGIESVVGHEYFHNWTGNRVTCRDWFQLSLKEGLTVFRDQEFSSDLGSRAVNRIHAIKVIKNQQFAEDSGPMAHPIRPESVIEMNNFYTVTVYNKGAEVIRMMHTLLGEDKFQAGMKLYFERHDGQAVTCDDFSSAMQDASSIDLSQFKRWYSQSGTPVVTVLEDYDEASETYRLTISQSTPATAEQKEKLPLHIPFDLELLSNQGDSMLNQVLDVKHSSQEFVFNGISQKPTPSLLQNFSAPVKLVFNYSVDQLVGLMSYANCEVARWEASVNLISQSIWDNVANLQNNHTMHVDPRVMDAYRGVLLSEALDHALVAEIFTLPSISALIEQVNTVELDALSIARAFVIEEIASACEDELLARYRELSLVNHAGARSLKNACLLLLQKVSDEYLSLAEGQYLQAENMTDSLGALQAVNGESSSIRQTLMSDYEVKWQSTPLVMDKWLTLHATCADETCLDTLISLTEHESFSFGNPNRVRSLIGAFAAGNLMQFHRVDGKGYNFLTESIIKLNKVNPQVAARIITPLIQFNKFDIVRQAQMKKSLKRILSLPELSKDLYEKVSKALAV
- the prc gene encoding carboxy terminal-processing peptidase encodes the protein MRKITLAASIASIFVGFSAWALTPTIPFSELPALTQEPQHKVASKRVTGLFTRSHYHRFDLDDAFSEQVFQRYLKQLDYRRNVLLQSDLDTFSIYSKQFDDMLKSGDLTPAYKMFELVQKRRYDRFAYALTLLDKEIDFTVANDKYQYDREDATWPKGEAEVNELWRQRVKYDALNLKLTGKEWDEIVPVLEKRYNNAIKRLSQTKSEDVFQGVMNAFSRTVEPHTSYLSPRNAERFQMEMNLSLEGIGAVLQMDDDYTVIKSLVAGGPAATSEKLSPEDKIVGVGQEGKEVVDVIGWRLDDVVELIKGPKGSKVVLQILPKKGGSSAKPFEVVIVRDKIRLEDRAATSEVIEPDNGLYANRKIGVIQIPGFYMDLSKDVSKEIVKLKEAQVEGIIIDLRGNGGGALTEATLLTGLFIEQGPVVQIRDANGKVSQNRDNDGRTSYNGPLTVMVDRYSASASEIFAAALQDYDRALIVGESTFGKGTVQQHKSLGRIYDMYEKPIGHVQYTIAKFYRINGGSTQLKGVTPDISFPSALEPGEYGEAEEENALPWDKVPVAQYGTLGDITPNLITNLDSKHQYRIKDDVEFGYIYQDIADFKKHHGETTVSLVESERITERESNEKKQLDRLNERRVSQGLEVVKTLDAEDEAKTDEDETVTEEEEVNTPDAFLDETVYITLDLVDIDRVAKNESK
- the proQ gene encoding RNA chaperone ProQ, which produces MESTDKLTDTNAILAYLYETFPLCFIAEGETKPLKIGLFQELAERLADDSKVSKTQLRIALRRYTSSWRYLKGVKAGAQRIDLDGKECGELEQEHIDHAQTTLKESQEKAKAKRVAKATAAKKEAQAAKQAKKPAPKRAKPAPKKPAKESAPVVNLTPAVLNELKQNQRVNVKLGKSPVSGVIVDIKKQDVQVQLDSGLTVKVNVEHIML
- a CDS encoding GAF domain-containing protein → MSSDFYQTLNRQAQALLQGEDDLVAAMANFSALINDTLEDLNWVGFYLLKNEQLVLGPFQGKVACTRIALGQGVCGSAALENKTFRVADVHQFSGHIACDAASNSEIVIPVMSGNSLIAVLDIDSPKLDRFNEIDQIGLENLVLSLEKALFD
- a CDS encoding YebG family protein, with product MAVVTKFVVVREGVEKMTFTSKKEADAYDKMLDIADNLTPFLTESDLELDDGTCEKISFFLAQNKEKLLSLLKGMAPQKPTKAIKTPKKSETKK
- a CDS encoding paraquat-inducible protein A; amino-acid sequence: MEYNCADSSVTLCRSCDLVISKRALPSGVRALCPRCHTTLYDTPYCSINGMLALCLTALIFFIPANLLPVLELHFLGSIRTTTTIEGAMAVANQGYWIVAIAVLVSAVIAPGLLLISVLTQILIIKYRLNVPFFREVLKRLLRFHELITQLSMLEIYMISIFISVFQLTDYTDIYLGMGTFCFAMLFLVTLFLQREYHIEHMWNIIDE
- a CDS encoding paraquat-inducible protein A, producing MSKVSQKQQGKDLGLTLCPSCQQLSVYKKRHCSRCGSVLALRDDSSLQKSWALLITAAILLIPANIYPITIFTSQGQTRHDTIFTGITHLVDLNIIPIAIILFTASIAVPILKIVGLTIYLTAISFRLPISKKKLMIGFHIIEWIGRWSMLDLFVISITAALVNMGQLLDARPGPAATAFALVILLTQVAAKVLDTRLLWDRLESKDDSN
- a CDS encoding MlaD family protein, with amino-acid sequence MTQIETPKVVKKKLFSPIWLLPIVAVVLGSWLGIKSIREAGIEVRIHFPSATGIDVGKTLVRYQGLTVGKVVDISIDDDLQGVNVDLKMDYRTDPFLNEETKFWLVTPKASITGVEGLDALFSGNYIGIQPGGGKFQSSFEAETNAPIMLPETDGLIIELTSDTLGSLDVGSQIFYRQIPVGKVISYRLEGSNQILLSAFIQKQYAHLVKTDSQFWNVSGLTIDASLSGIQIKSESLSTILAGGLSFSSSDESQRAKNGHSYHVYDSQSLAQGGIEFRLTANDSDAASTGTSIVFRGIEIGRITDTKLTDSGVHFTAKIDKEYAQLLSQTSNFWLEGAEISLSGIKHAARLLTGSVINFSPGTGEPAQQYALLNSAPEQDAQSKLQLSLTADNNPGVSIDAEVRYKQLPIGKVNSVRLNDSLTAVEYGIEIWPEFSNLVSNDSYFVPESALSIDASIDGVSVKTRDLSTLTNGAISLIQGQSKSVAKNTSQLSLFISIDAASQHFANLNMTKLTLTSPDGAGLSSGSPIYYQKMQIGKVDSVSWIQNNDKFAIKLSIQKQFDSLVKTNSIFWRNSAMTISAALSGIEIDVAPLAGAIKGSITLGLLDNDKVGSQTHLYGSKALALAQALPITLTFPADVKLAANAPIRYLGHKVGEIERVTLNNDLRSISADAYLYGDYAKHFTQVDAEFFLVDAEISLSGIKAPETILTGPYVGVKPGVSLQSSHHFNGAITSSVQTKEGWLQFTLEDSTLGSIKAGTPIIFRGIKIGSIDAYRLSDKGNSVQMSAHIEPKYRHLVNQSSQFWDLSGVKIDVGLFSGAKIETGSLESILAGGVGVVTEMQTKSDNQLAEDAHFILHKQLAPNWVNWAPEQNSH